Proteins from one Gemmatimonadales bacterium genomic window:
- a CDS encoding DPP IV N-terminal domain-containing protein, with amino-acid sequence MARRVWAWLALAGLGVAGQAGEAGAQAARREISRSQYAAAERMLPANADKLVFRDKIVPQWIDGGNRFWYRVRTPAGAEFILVDPARRSRRPAFDHGRLAAELGRVLARGVAADSLPFETLTWEEKGKAPSILVVIEQKTYRCELDRYRCGQEESGPPRLPNELLSPDGKWGLSHRDHNLWLREVASGAEGQLTHDGVRRHAYGLHPESNTVWATVQRAGLPQPPMALWSPDSRRILTHRLDERGLAESHLIQSVPAEGLRPKLWSFVFPFPGDSLSQAQWLVIDVNSGGMTPLGGRFGMAYNSPIAFHEAWWGDSVTAYFISRERASKSYRLMQADARSGRVSALAEERGPTMVEATLMLGTRPNSRVLGGGRELVWFSQRDGWAQLYLVDGATGQVKNRITDGQYVVREIVHVDERARRIWFTAGGKEAGRDPYYRHLYSVGLDGTGLTLLTPEDAEHEISVSPNGRWAVDRVSRVDLAPRTVLRSMDGKTVLPLEAADLSALLATGWRYPERFTVKAADGTTDLYGIIITPPDFDSTRRYPVLEENYPGPQITLVPRAFTAGGDLRAMVTLGFVGVIVDGRGTPFRSKAFHDVSYGRLETAGSLEDHIAAFRQIGQTRRYLDLDRVGIYGHSGGGFASARAMFLYPDFYKVAVSSAGNHDQRGYLSLWGETYQGLPQGDNYAAQANQSIAANLKGKLLLAYADMDDNVSPWLTVQVIDALTKANKDYDLLIVPNGSHAMSANPYFRRRRWDYFVQHLMGAAPPAGYEITTKSEYPF; translated from the coding sequence ATGGCGAGGCGGGTTTGGGCGTGGCTGGCGCTGGCGGGACTCGGGGTGGCAGGCCAAGCAGGGGAGGCGGGCGCTCAGGCCGCCCGGCGAGAGATCTCGAGGTCTCAGTATGCCGCCGCGGAGCGGATGCTACCCGCCAATGCCGACAAGCTCGTCTTTCGCGACAAGATCGTGCCGCAGTGGATCGACGGAGGCAATCGGTTCTGGTACCGGGTCCGGACCCCCGCCGGGGCCGAGTTCATCCTGGTCGATCCGGCTCGCCGGAGCCGCCGTCCGGCGTTTGATCACGGCCGGCTCGCGGCCGAACTCGGTCGCGTACTCGCTCGCGGTGTCGCCGCGGATTCGCTTCCGTTCGAGACGCTGACGTGGGAGGAGAAGGGCAAAGCGCCCTCGATCCTCGTCGTGATCGAGCAGAAGACTTATCGCTGTGAGCTGGACCGCTACCGGTGCGGTCAGGAGGAGTCAGGCCCGCCGCGCTTGCCGAACGAGTTGCTCTCGCCGGACGGCAAGTGGGGCCTCTCGCATCGCGATCACAACCTTTGGCTGCGTGAGGTTGCCAGCGGAGCCGAAGGGCAGCTGACACACGACGGGGTCCGCCGACATGCGTATGGCTTGCACCCCGAATCGAACACAGTCTGGGCCACGGTGCAGCGGGCCGGGTTGCCGCAGCCCCCGATGGCGCTCTGGTCGCCCGACTCGCGCCGGATCCTGACGCACCGGCTCGACGAGCGCGGCCTGGCCGAGTCGCATCTGATTCAGTCGGTACCTGCGGAAGGATTGCGTCCCAAACTCTGGTCCTTCGTCTTCCCCTTTCCAGGCGACTCGCTTTCGCAGGCGCAATGGCTGGTGATCGATGTGAACTCGGGTGGGATGACGCCGCTCGGTGGGAGGTTCGGCATGGCGTACAACTCGCCGATTGCGTTCCACGAGGCCTGGTGGGGTGACTCCGTCACCGCCTACTTCATCAGCCGGGAGCGGGCCAGCAAGTCGTATCGATTGATGCAGGCGGACGCGCGATCGGGGCGGGTCTCGGCCCTGGCGGAGGAGCGTGGCCCGACCATGGTCGAGGCGACGCTGATGCTCGGTACGCGACCGAACAGCCGGGTCCTGGGTGGCGGTCGGGAGCTGGTCTGGTTTTCGCAGCGCGACGGATGGGCGCAGCTCTATCTCGTCGATGGTGCGACCGGTCAGGTCAAGAATCGGATCACCGACGGGCAGTACGTCGTTCGGGAAATCGTGCACGTCGACGAGCGCGCGCGCCGAATCTGGTTCACCGCCGGCGGCAAGGAAGCGGGGCGCGATCCGTACTACCGGCACCTCTACTCGGTCGGGCTCGACGGCACCGGCCTGACCCTGCTCACGCCGGAGGATGCGGAGCACGAGATCAGCGTCAGTCCCAACGGGCGGTGGGCGGTGGATCGGGTGAGCCGGGTCGATCTCGCGCCGCGGACCGTACTTCGGTCGATGGATGGCAAAACCGTGTTGCCGCTCGAGGCAGCGGACCTCTCTGCGCTGCTTGCGACCGGTTGGCGTTATCCGGAGCGTTTCACGGTGAAAGCCGCCGATGGCACCACCGATCTGTACGGCATCATCATCACCCCGCCCGACTTCGACTCGACCCGCCGGTACCCGGTGTTGGAGGAGAACTATCCTGGGCCACAGATCACGCTGGTGCCCCGCGCGTTCACTGCGGGCGGTGATCTTCGGGCGATGGTGACACTCGGCTTCGTCGGTGTCATAGTCGACGGGCGGGGCACTCCCTTCCGGTCCAAAGCGTTCCACGATGTGTCCTATGGTCGCTTGGAGACGGCCGGCTCGCTCGAAGATCACATCGCCGCGTTCCGGCAGATCGGGCAGACGCGCCGGTACCTCGACCTCGATCGGGTTGGCATCTACGGGCATTCAGGCGGCGGGTTCGCCTCGGCGCGCGCCATGTTTCTCTATCCCGATTTCTACAAGGTCGCGGTGTCGTCGGCGGGGAATCACGATCAGCGCGGCTATCTCTCGCTCTGGGGAGAGACCTATCAGGGCTTGCCGCAGGGAGACAACTATGCTGCGCAGGCCAATCAGTCGATTGCAGCGAATCTGAAGGGCAAGCTGCTGCTGGCCTACGCAGACATGGACGACAACGTCTCGCCGTGGCTGACGGTTCAGGTCATCGACGCGCTCACCAAGGCGAACAAGGATTACGACCTGCTGATCGTGCCGAACGGATCCCACGCGATGTCGGCCAATCCGTATTTCCGGCGGCGGCGCTGGGACTACTTCGTTCAGCACCTGATGGGTGCGGCGCCGCCGGCGGGATACGAGATTACGACGAAGTCCGAGTATCCGTTCTAG
- a CDS encoding CocE/NonD family hydrolase produces the protein MTHFGIALLAVLQTAAPAPIVMQYDVRVPMRDGVTLSADVYRPNTTERVPIILLRTPYDNGVASQVTAGKLWASRGYAYVVQDVRGRGDSDGTFYPMVTEAEDGYDTIEWLARQPWANGKVGMMGGSYLGWVQLYAAALKPPSLKALIPSVTPPDPDRNFPNQHGALSPMTLSWLAALSGRTMQDISRHDLRGAYSHLPLYQADQELGRNIPAWRDWFDHSVRNSYWQQQAYQQALIGTTIPMLHISGWYDDVLVGTTENFVNLRSSPHQFMMIGPWGHRINQGRKLGEIDFGPDAVIDLDSLNLRWFDYWLKDAPNRADRDPTVQIFVMGENRWRTEREWPLARTRYLRFYLHSNGKANSRFGDGVLDTLPPGAQPPDRYRADPADAVPFLTDDAFSQVGGPDDYRTVQERNDLLVYTSAPLTRPMEVCGPLQVKLFAASSARDTDWMTKVVAVRPDGFALRLNDGVVRARYRFGFDRSVLLEPGKVEEYTVDNWSTCILLETGWRIRLEVASHAFPKFDRNMQTGGPIGRDSSGVVATQTVYHDRQRMSYLLLPVTSP, from the coding sequence GTGACGCATTTCGGTATTGCTCTCCTCGCGGTCCTCCAGACAGCCGCCCCTGCACCCATCGTGATGCAGTACGACGTTCGCGTCCCGATGCGCGATGGCGTAACGCTCTCCGCCGATGTCTATCGGCCCAATACGACGGAGCGAGTGCCCATCATTCTCCTCCGCACGCCGTATGACAACGGGGTGGCCAGCCAGGTAACGGCGGGCAAGCTCTGGGCCTCGCGGGGCTATGCCTACGTGGTCCAGGACGTGCGCGGCCGAGGCGACTCCGACGGCACCTTCTATCCGATGGTGACCGAAGCCGAAGACGGTTACGACACGATCGAATGGCTGGCCCGGCAACCCTGGGCCAACGGCAAAGTCGGGATGATGGGTGGTTCGTACCTGGGATGGGTCCAGCTCTACGCGGCCGCCCTCAAGCCGCCGTCACTCAAAGCGCTGATTCCGAGCGTCACGCCACCGGACCCGGATCGCAACTTTCCCAATCAGCACGGCGCCCTGAGTCCGATGACCCTGTCGTGGCTGGCCGCGCTGTCGGGGCGGACCATGCAGGACATCTCACGCCACGATCTGCGCGGCGCCTACTCGCACCTGCCCCTCTACCAAGCGGACCAGGAACTGGGTCGCAACATCCCGGCGTGGCGCGACTGGTTCGACCACTCGGTGCGCAACAGCTACTGGCAGCAGCAGGCCTATCAGCAGGCGCTCATCGGCACGACCATCCCGATGTTGCACATCAGCGGCTGGTACGACGACGTCCTGGTGGGCACCACGGAGAACTTCGTCAATCTGCGGAGCAGTCCGCATCAGTTCATGATGATCGGCCCCTGGGGCCACCGAATCAACCAGGGTCGCAAGCTGGGCGAGATCGACTTCGGCCCCGACGCCGTCATCGATCTGGACAGCCTCAACCTGCGCTGGTTCGACTACTGGCTCAAGGACGCACCGAACCGCGCCGACCGCGACCCGACCGTCCAGATCTTCGTAATGGGCGAGAATCGCTGGCGCACCGAGCGGGAGTGGCCGCTGGCGCGAACCCGCTACCTCCGCTTCTACCTCCACAGCAACGGCAAGGCCAACTCGCGCTTCGGCGACGGCGTGCTCGACACCCTGCCACCCGGGGCCCAGCCACCCGACCGCTACCGGGCCGACCCGGCCGACGCGGTGCCGTTTCTGACCGACGACGCCTTCTCACAAGTTGGCGGGCCGGATGACTACCGCACGGTCCAGGAGCGCAACGACCTGCTGGTCTATACGTCGGCGCCACTGACCCGGCCGATGGAGGTCTGCGGCCCCCTTCAGGTCAAGCTCTTTGCCGCAAGCTCGGCACGTGACACAGACTGGATGACCAAAGTCGTTGCCGTCCGACCCGATGGATTTGCGCTGCGCCTCAACGACGGCGTGGTGCGCGCTCGCTATCGGTTCGGGTTTGATCGTTCGGTGCTGCTCGAGCCTGGCAAGGTCGAGGAGTATACGGTCGACAACTGGTCGACCTGCATCCTGCTGGAAACCGGTTGGCGCATTCGCCTCGAGGTGGCGTCGCACGCGTTCCCGAAGTTCGATCGGAACATGCAGACCGGCGGGCCCATCGGCAGGGACAGCAGCGGCGTCGTCGCGACCCAGACGGTCTACCATGACCGCCAGCGCATGTCATATCTCCTGCTGCCTGTCACGTCACCGTAG
- a CDS encoding alanine racemase — translation MKITDIETPAPLVDLDVLERNLDRVANYATQHGIGLRPHVKTHKSVSVARGQVSRGALGLTCATTKEAEVMAEVADDILVAYPPVGAARLARLMALPSRVRLMVALDSAEAIEALGAAAKAAGRPVRVLIECDLGMHRVGVQTAAEAVRLAKLVQSLPPLEFAGVNFYPGHIRQEVNAQEALLDQLKADIASWLDAFKAAGIVPGIVSGGSTPTAFRGHEIPGLTEIRPGTYVYNDREIMGIGLATPADCALTVLATVVSTAVAGQAVVDAGTKALGREPLRIGTATGFGEVVGHPEVTVKGMSEEHGILDLSASTWRPKVGDQVRIIPNHVCIVTHLNDVVHGVRGDTVETVWPIAARGRLAAV, via the coding sequence ATGAAGATCACCGATATCGAAACACCCGCCCCGCTCGTCGACCTCGATGTGCTCGAGCGGAACCTCGACCGGGTTGCCAATTACGCCACGCAGCACGGCATCGGGCTCCGGCCCCATGTGAAGACGCACAAGTCTGTCTCGGTGGCGCGCGGGCAGGTCTCGCGCGGTGCGCTCGGGCTGACCTGCGCGACGACCAAAGAGGCCGAGGTCATGGCCGAGGTGGCGGACGACATTCTGGTGGCCTATCCGCCGGTTGGGGCGGCCCGGTTGGCGCGCCTGATGGCCTTGCCGTCCCGGGTCCGTCTCATGGTGGCGCTCGACTCGGCCGAGGCGATCGAGGCGCTGGGCGCGGCGGCCAAGGCGGCCGGTCGGCCGGTGCGCGTCTTGATCGAGTGCGATCTCGGCATGCATCGGGTCGGGGTCCAGACCGCCGCTGAGGCGGTCCGACTCGCCAAGCTGGTGCAGAGTCTGCCACCGCTCGAGTTTGCCGGGGTCAACTTCTATCCGGGACACATCCGCCAGGAAGTCAATGCGCAAGAGGCGCTGCTCGACCAGCTCAAGGCGGACATCGCCAGCTGGCTCGACGCCTTCAAGGCTGCCGGCATCGTCCCCGGCATCGTGAGCGGCGGCTCGACGCCGACGGCGTTCCGAGGGCATGAGATTCCCGGCCTGACCGAGATCCGTCCCGGCACCTACGTCTATAACGATCGTGAAATCATGGGAATCGGCCTCGCCACCCCGGCGGATTGCGCGCTGACGGTCCTCGCGACGGTGGTCAGCACGGCGGTGGCAGGACAGGCCGTGGTCGACGCGGGCACCAAAGCGTTAGGCCGTGAGCCGCTCCGGATCGGTACGGCCACCGGCTTCGGCGAAGTCGTCGGGCATCCGGAGGTAACGGTCAAAGGCATGTCGGAGGAGCACGGCATTCTCGACCTGAGCGCTTCGACCTGGCGCCCCAAGGTCGGTGATCAGGTCCGGATCATTCCGAACCATGTCTGCATCGTGACGCATTTGAACGATGTGGTTCACGGGGTTCGGGGTGACACGGTCGAGACGGTCTGGCCGATTGCGGCCCGAGGACGACTGGCGGCCGTGTGA
- a CDS encoding ABC-F family ATP-binding cassette domain-containing protein has product MSLLSLGGIAVRFADTTILDNVTFMVGRGECWGVIGRNGIGKTSLFEVITGDLVPATGSVARASGLKVAVLDQHRTFEEGETVWEAAAGAYRELRRLETTIADDAEALATASGDEAERLMARYARNLERFEHEGGYTVTARVDAILDGLGFDHVRARTQLVATLSGGERGRIGLAAQLAADADLLLLDEPTNHLDIAGINWLEGHLRESEASALVISHDRAFLAAVTDHILHLEDRTGVVYNCGYTEFGEQRAFRRLSQQRAFDKQAKSIAKEEDFIRRNLAGQKSSQAVGRRRRLDRLPRLSAPPTDLATMAIRFDVRNRGGDQVLVVDGLGVDLAGRTLLEEFSGTIRRGDVVGLVGPNGAGKTTLLKTLLGEREPARGSSRIGESIEFEYYRQDLGDVTPGKTLFDIVHDLRPKWTRGQVHDHLGRIGFTGDTGRRRAESLSGGETARLSLGRLMLSGANFLIFDEPTNHLDVETIESLEDAISAFEGTVLLVSHDRALLRSLTTRTWALADGRIDDYPGSYGEWEDWQADRSAVAQADAARAAAEREAKQSRSKPKEASPGGPRPLTAARRALEAAEAAVQSAEQEVASLGIALDDASLYQSGDGARRAGELSRALEEAKQALAQAMTEWERASIEVERLAG; this is encoded by the coding sequence GTGAGCTTGCTGTCGCTGGGCGGGATCGCGGTTCGGTTTGCCGACACCACGATTCTCGACAATGTCACGTTCATGGTCGGTCGCGGCGAATGCTGGGGCGTGATCGGCCGGAACGGAATCGGAAAGACGTCGCTCTTCGAAGTGATCACCGGCGATCTCGTACCCGCGACCGGTTCGGTTGCGCGGGCCTCGGGTCTCAAGGTGGCGGTGCTCGATCAGCACCGCACCTTCGAAGAGGGCGAGACGGTCTGGGAAGCTGCCGCAGGAGCTTATCGCGAGTTGCGGCGGCTCGAAACGACCATTGCCGACGACGCCGAGGCGCTGGCCACGGCAAGCGGCGATGAGGCCGAGCGCCTGATGGCGCGGTACGCCCGGAACCTCGAACGGTTCGAGCATGAGGGTGGCTACACCGTTACTGCGCGGGTCGACGCCATTCTCGATGGTCTCGGCTTCGACCACGTTCGGGCGCGGACGCAGCTGGTGGCCACCCTCTCCGGCGGGGAGCGCGGCCGGATCGGTCTCGCTGCGCAGCTGGCGGCGGATGCCGATCTGCTGTTGCTCGACGAGCCGACCAACCACCTCGACATTGCCGGCATCAACTGGCTCGAAGGCCATTTGCGCGAGTCGGAGGCCAGTGCGCTGGTGATCAGTCACGACCGCGCCTTTCTGGCGGCCGTGACCGATCACATCCTGCATCTCGAAGACCGCACGGGCGTCGTCTACAACTGTGGCTACACGGAGTTCGGAGAACAGCGTGCCTTCCGGCGCTTGAGCCAGCAGCGTGCGTTCGACAAGCAGGCCAAATCCATTGCCAAAGAGGAAGACTTCATCCGGCGGAATCTCGCCGGTCAGAAGTCGTCGCAGGCCGTGGGGCGTCGACGTCGGCTCGATCGTTTGCCCCGTCTCTCGGCTCCGCCGACCGATCTCGCCACGATGGCCATTCGGTTCGATGTCCGGAACCGGGGCGGCGATCAGGTTCTCGTCGTCGACGGGCTCGGTGTCGATCTTGCCGGCCGGACCTTGCTCGAGGAGTTCAGCGGTACGATCCGGCGCGGTGATGTGGTCGGTCTCGTCGGACCCAATGGGGCGGGTAAGACCACCCTGCTGAAGACGCTGCTTGGTGAGCGTGAGCCGGCGCGAGGCAGTTCGCGGATCGGTGAGTCGATCGAGTTCGAGTACTATCGCCAGGATCTCGGCGACGTCACCCCGGGCAAGACCCTCTTCGACATCGTTCACGACTTGAGGCCGAAGTGGACCCGGGGCCAGGTGCACGATCACCTCGGCCGGATCGGCTTTACCGGCGACACTGGTCGGCGTCGCGCCGAAAGCTTGTCCGGTGGCGAGACGGCGCGCCTGTCGCTCGGTCGACTGATGCTGTCGGGCGCAAACTTCCTGATCTTCGACGAGCCCACCAACCACCTCGATGTCGAGACCATCGAATCGCTCGAAGATGCCATCTCGGCGTTCGAGGGTACGGTGCTGCTGGTCAGTCACGATCGGGCGCTGCTGCGCAGCCTGACCACCCGAACCTGGGCGCTGGCCGACGGGCGGATCGACGACTATCCGGGTTCATATGGTGAATGGGAGGATTGGCAGGCCGATCGCTCGGCTGTTGCGCAGGCCGATGCGGCACGCGCCGCCGCCGAGCGTGAGGCCAAACAGTCGCGGAGCAAGCCGAAGGAGGCCTCACCAGGCGGACCTCGGCCCCTGACCGCCGCGCGCCGCGCCTTGGAAGCGGCCGAGGCGGCGGTGCAGAGCGCCGAGCAGGAGGTCGCCTCGCTGGGGATCGCGCTCGATGATGCCTCCCTCTATCAGTCGGGCGATGGGGCCCGCCGCGCCGGCGAGCTTTCGCGGGCGCTCGAGGAGGCGAAACAAGCGTTGGCTCAGGCGATGACCGAGTGGGAGCGGGCCTCGATCGAAGTCGAACGACTGGCCGGCTGA
- a CDS encoding cytochrome c — protein sequence MMRHVERLVGALLVLLTGSTWWGSAEAQSAPVPLPQGITPAVVAQGKVLYESTGLCMACHGMDGKGGVGPDLTDGVLLHPDGSVDSITALLIRGIPEAEAKTGIPMPSREGTGLDDNELRAVAAYVWTLSRSVVLPSREGRRR from the coding sequence ATGATGCGGCACGTCGAGCGACTGGTTGGCGCGCTGCTGGTGCTCCTGACGGGCTCAACATGGTGGGGAAGCGCCGAGGCACAGTCCGCGCCAGTCCCGCTGCCTCAGGGCATCACGCCGGCAGTCGTTGCCCAGGGCAAGGTGCTGTATGAGAGCACTGGCCTCTGCATGGCGTGTCATGGCATGGATGGCAAAGGCGGCGTCGGGCCTGACCTGACGGATGGGGTGCTGCTCCATCCGGACGGTTCTGTCGATTCGATCACCGCGTTGCTGATTCGCGGGATCCCCGAGGCCGAGGCCAAGACCGGCATTCCGATGCCGTCCCGAGAGGGGACGGGGCTGGACGACAACGAACTGCGGGCGGTGGCTGCGTACGTCTGGACCCTTTCCCGGTCCGTTGTGCTGCCGTCGCGGGAAGGACGGAGACGATGA
- a CDS encoding serine hydrolase yields MRSLWLAAVLAGVCSPLVGQARPLAGFDDYVAKALAEWRVPGVAIAIVRNDSVILAKGYGVKQLGRPDPVTAETLFEIGSTSKAFSSALAAMLVDDGVLRWDDPIRHHLPWFELADPYLSQHVTLRDAFSHRTGVLGTYNGVVTWTREKVLRQLRYLMPAVPFRSRYEYSNIMYSAAGEAVAAAAGKPWEDLLAERILGPLGMRRTTTDISRIFDSTRFAKCFYCALPERPVTLADVRNGHDAALPHQMVGDSVRPIAWQSYDNAVSAGSVISNATDLAQWLRFLTSGGVYDGRRLLRSATFEAMLTPQSVLYPSGWIQLVDSISPSTHFWSYGLGWRLNDYRSRKIVWHTGGIVGFLAYVGLVPEENLGIAVLSNGDMGYAWLPQALAYRIIDQHLGAPVRDWSREVLALHAVDRARSRDAERALQAQRVAGAAPSRPLAAYAGRYRNDLFGAVHIVAGQGGLEFRIPEGGYGALEPWHYDVFRLRLSGTWAGGQFATFAIGRDGAVASVAIDGMGTFRRD; encoded by the coding sequence ATGAGATCCTTGTGGTTGGCGGCGGTGCTGGCCGGGGTGTGCTCGCCACTGGTCGGGCAGGCACGCCCGCTGGCAGGGTTCGACGACTATGTGGCCAAGGCGCTGGCGGAGTGGCGGGTGCCAGGTGTGGCCATTGCGATCGTCCGGAATGACTCGGTCATTCTTGCCAAAGGGTATGGCGTCAAGCAGCTGGGCCGCCCGGATCCGGTCACGGCAGAGACCCTCTTCGAGATCGGGTCGACCAGCAAGGCCTTTTCCTCGGCGCTCGCCGCGATGCTGGTCGACGACGGGGTGCTCCGCTGGGACGATCCGATCCGTCATCACCTGCCCTGGTTCGAGCTGGCCGATCCGTACCTCAGCCAGCATGTCACGCTGCGGGATGCGTTTTCCCACCGGACCGGCGTGCTCGGCACCTACAACGGCGTGGTGACCTGGACCCGGGAGAAGGTCCTGCGCCAGCTGCGCTATCTGATGCCGGCAGTGCCGTTCCGCAGTCGCTACGAGTACAGCAACATCATGTACTCGGCGGCCGGTGAGGCAGTCGCGGCGGCCGCCGGCAAGCCCTGGGAGGATCTGCTCGCCGAGCGCATCCTGGGGCCGTTGGGGATGCGGCGGACCACGACGGACATCAGCCGAATCTTCGACTCGACTCGTTTCGCGAAGTGTTTCTACTGTGCTCTGCCGGAGCGTCCGGTCACGCTGGCTGATGTTCGCAACGGTCATGACGCGGCGCTGCCCCATCAGATGGTCGGCGACTCGGTGCGTCCGATTGCCTGGCAGAGCTACGACAACGCGGTGTCTGCGGGCTCGGTCATCTCGAATGCCACGGATCTCGCTCAGTGGCTCCGTTTTCTGACGTCGGGCGGGGTCTACGATGGTCGGCGGTTGCTCCGCTCAGCAACCTTCGAGGCCATGCTGACGCCCCAGTCGGTGCTCTATCCATCGGGCTGGATTCAGCTGGTCGATTCCATCAGTCCCAGTACCCATTTCTGGTCCTATGGGCTCGGCTGGCGCCTCAATGATTATCGAAGCCGGAAGATCGTCTGGCATACGGGCGGCATCGTCGGCTTTCTGGCGTATGTCGGCCTGGTACCGGAAGAGAACCTCGGGATTGCCGTGCTTTCGAACGGAGACATGGGGTATGCCTGGCTGCCTCAGGCGCTGGCGTATCGGATCATCGACCAGCATCTCGGCGCGCCGGTGCGGGATTGGAGTCGCGAGGTCCTCGCGCTCCACGCGGTCGACCGGGCTCGGAGCCGAGACGCGGAGCGGGCGCTGCAGGCTCAGCGGGTTGCCGGGGCGGCGCCGAGCCGGCCGCTGGCGGCGTACGCGGGGCGGTATCGAAACGATCTGTTCGGTGCGGTTCACATCGTTGCGGGGCAGGGTGGCCTCGAGTTCCGGATTCCCGAGGGCGGGTACGGTGCGCTGGAGCCTTGGCACTACGATGTGTTCCGACTGCGCCTGTCGGGAACCTGGGCCGGCGGACAGTTCGCGACCTTCGCGATTGGCCGCGATGGGGCGGTGGCATCGGTGGCCATCGATGGGATGGGGACCTTCCGGCGGGACTGA
- a CDS encoding GntR family transcriptional regulator has protein sequence MSVSTLVPVRQDRVWEVYQQVRDLIVRGKVAPGFRLTEADLTSRFGVSRTSVRAALQRLEQEGYITALREGRRSRLMVAPLTQDDARELFAMVAEIEGLAAERAASLPTRPRNALVYTLNELNSQYQRVASAADGDGDELFELDTRFHRAYVEAAAGPRLRSLHDAIKPQIERYIRIYQTALHDAIQTSIVEHALIVSEISSGKGQRAQAAVRTNWRNAAVRLQAVIGARGEAGNW, from the coding sequence ATGTCGGTGTCGACGTTGGTTCCGGTCCGCCAGGACCGGGTCTGGGAAGTGTACCAGCAGGTCAGGGACCTGATCGTTCGCGGCAAAGTAGCGCCGGGGTTCCGGCTCACCGAGGCTGATCTCACCTCGCGGTTCGGAGTCAGTCGCACCTCGGTCCGGGCTGCGCTTCAGCGGCTCGAGCAAGAGGGCTACATCACGGCGCTCCGGGAGGGCCGGCGTAGCCGCCTCATGGTGGCCCCGCTCACCCAGGACGATGCACGCGAGCTTTTCGCGATGGTGGCGGAAATCGAGGGGCTGGCAGCCGAGCGGGCGGCGAGCCTTCCGACTAGACCACGGAACGCATTGGTCTACACTCTGAACGAACTCAACAGTCAGTATCAGCGGGTCGCCAGCGCTGCTGATGGCGACGGTGACGAGCTGTTCGAGCTCGACACCCGGTTTCATCGAGCCTATGTCGAGGCGGCAGCGGGTCCTCGGTTGCGGTCTCTCCACGACGCGATCAAGCCGCAGATCGAACGCTACATCCGGATCTATCAGACGGCCCTGCACGATGCGATACAGACTTCCATCGTCGAGCACGCCCTGATCGTCTCCGAGATTTCCTCAGGCAAGGGGCAGCGAGCGCAAGCGGCAGTTCGGACCAATTGGCGGAACGCAGCGGTACGTTTGCAGGCCGTGATCGGAGCGCGCGGCGAGGCGGGCAATTGGTAG